The genomic segment GGACACGCCAGGGGTAGTCTTCTGCTGCCTTCTTGGGATCACGGCTCCGCCAAATAACTGTATGATCCTCGAACATCGACGATGTTACTGTGGCGATCGCGGCAAAGGCTTTTTCCCCAGTAATATAGTAAACGAGTTTGTCGCCCGCTTGCATTTGTTCAACCTTCTTGCGATGCCGGCTCTTGAAGCCTTGAATTGTAAAGCCATGAGCTCGCGTGGCTTCGAAGTTCTCTGGTGAGCCGACGACAATCCAGTATCCTTGGGCCATATCTGTTCCTTTCCTATCTGGTCTGGCGCGCTGCAACTCTCTGTTTGAGTATGCCGCAAAGCCACGCGGTTGCCAAGATCTTTTGCGTACGTACGAAGTTTTTTGTGCTATTGCGCCGATGGCCAGTTTGCCGCATACTTGCGGCAAGAACGCCACAATAGTGAATGGCAAGGAGCCCGGCGCGATGGAGAAACAAGAGCTCGTTGATCGGCTCCGGTCCATTGTTGGACCAGACGGAGTCATCGCTGATCCAGATGAATTACTCGTGTATGAGTACGATGGCTCGGATGAGGCATTTGCCGGAAACCACCGACCCGATGTCGCTGTCTTACCGACGTCGGCTGAGCAGGTGCAGGCTGTTGTGCGATTTGCTGTCGAGCAAGGTATTCCCATTACCCCGCGCGGAGCGGGTACTGGACTTGCTGGCGCTGCTGTAGCAGCTCGTGGCGGCATTCTGGTTGTGCTGACCCGGATGAACCGCATTCTCGAAGTCAACGAACGAGATGGCTATGCGATTGTTGAACCTGGGGTCATTAACCTGGAGTTGAGTACCTTTACGCAGCCGCGCGGCTATTTCTTTGCTCCTGATCCTGCATCGCAGCGTGCATGCACAATTGGCGGTAATGTCGCCAATAATTCGGGTGGCCCACATTGCTTGAAGTATGGCGTTACCACGAACCATATCCTTGGACTTGAAGTGGTCTTGCCTAATGGCGATCGAATCTGGACCGGGAGCCCTGCTCCTGAATCCCCCGGTGATTTGACTGGTATTCTGGTCGGTTCTGAAGGTACGCTTGGGATTGTAACCAAGGTGCTTGTGCGCCTGACTCGGCTTCCTGAAACGGTCAATGTACTCCTCGCAGCATTTCCCGATATTCGCTCGGCGTCAGAGGCGGTTTCGGGGATTATCGCCGCTGGCATGCTACCAGCTGCCCTTGAAATGATGGATCACTTGACCATTCAGGCTGTCGAAGCGGCCTTTCATGCAGGCTATCCGACTGAGGCAGGCGCCGCGCTCTTGATCGAACTTGATGGCTTAGCCGAGATTGTGGCGGAACATACCGAGCAGGTCAAAGAGCTATGCCGAGTCCACGGAGCAACTGAAGTACGCATAGCACGCACCAAACAAGAGCGTGACCTGCTTTGGCTCGGGAGGAAGTCGGCGTTAGGTGCCATGGGACGGCTTGCTCCCAACTATTACCTCGTTGATACGACAGTGCCACGAAGCAAGTTGCCTGACACAATGAGCTATGTCGAAGATCTCAGCCGTGACTATCGCTTGCAGATTGCTAACGTTTTCCATGCTGGCGATGGCAACCTGCATCCGCTGGTCCTCTTCGACCGCTATCAGCCGGGCTCCATTGAGCGCGTCTTACGCGCAACCACTGACTTGCTGCAGTACTGCGTCGATGTTGGAGGTACTCTCTCTGGGGAACATGGTATCGGCCTCGAGAAGCGCGACTATATGACGCTAGTCTTTACTACTGAAGATCTCTGTGCAATGGCTGGACTCAAGCGCAGCTTTGATCCGCGTGAGCTTTTCAATCCCGAAAAGGTCTTCCCCTCCGGCTTCTCGTGTGGTGAAGTGAATCAGTACTACCAGCAGGTGCAGGCGCGTCGCCTGGGGCTTGAATATGTGTAAATGAAAGTGAGCGAGCGGGCAATGGCGGCGACTCCAGTCTTGCAGCAGTTAACGCAGTTCGGTGAAGTCCTTGACCCGCAAGCGTATCAGCTTGACGGGCTCACTCCCCAGCTTGCACTTGCCCCTTTGACCATTGATGCGTTACGTGACGTATTGCATGTGGCCGCCGAAGCTGGATTAGCCGTTGTTCCCTGGGGCGGTGGAACGCACATTGGCCTTGGGAATGTTCCCCGCGCATTCGATCTTGCGCTCGACCTTCGCCATCTTAACCATATCGTCAGCTACACACCTCACGATCTTACTGTCGCGGTCGAGGCTGGGGTAACTGTTGCCACGCTACAGCGCGAGCTTGGCCGTCATGGGCAGATGCTTCCACTCGACTGTGCGACCCCTGAACGTACCACCATTGGTGGGTTAGTCGCCTCAGGGTTGGGAGGGCCACGACGCTATGGCTATGGCTCGCTGCGAGATCTTCTCATCGGTATTACAGTCGCCCTCCCAAATGGCCAACTCTCTCGTGGTGGAGGAATGGTTGTCAAGAATGTTTCCGGTTATGACATGATGCGCCTCCATTACGGTGCACTTGGCAGTTTTGGTGTGATTGTGCAAGTGAATTTCAAGGTCTTGCCTGCACCACGAGCACAGCGGACAGTGCTTGCTGGCTATGCAACACTTGACCAAGCGGCTGACCTAGCAATGGCAGTCCGAACGTCGCAATTGGCTCCAACGGCGCTGATTGTGCTCAATGCCTCGGCGCAGCGCACTCTTGGTGAACACGTTGAAGGCTGGAGCGTCGCGTTGCGTTGTGAGGGCCCGCCCCAAGCCGTGGAACGACAGGCTGAACGGATTTCTGCGCTCGTGCGTGAGCATGGTGGCCGAGAGTGGGTGTTGGACGATCAGCAAACAGAGCAGTACTGGGCACGCGTTGCAAGTCTCATCGACGCTGCCCCCTGTGAGCAGGGGCTCCGCGTTCGGATTGGCGAACGCCCGTCATCGTTCAGTGACATCATCCCAACGATTGAAGCTGCCTGTACTGCTGTCAGGGTGCATCCGACGCTTGTTCTTGATGTTGGCTCTGGACTTGGGTACGTGACGATTGACGATGAGCTGCCTCCCGTAGCCTTCCAGCGATTGTGGGAGCGCCTGTGTACCCTTGGGCAACATGTCACGCTTTTGCGTGCTCCAGCTGCATTCAAGGCAGGCATCGATGTCTTTGGTCGCAGTCCAGCGAGTCTTGCTGTGTTGCGGGCGCTCAAGGCAACGTTCGATCCGAGTGCTGTCCTCAATCCTGGCCGCTACGTCGGAAAATTGTAGGAAGGTGCCACGACGATGGCAGTTGCGACGGAAGCCCCAGATACGCGGGTGGTACATGGTTTTCATGGTAAAGATGCGCCGGATTTTGATCTCATCCGGCAATGCGTGCACTGTGGATTCTGCTTACCCTCCTGCCCGACCTATCGCATCACTGGACGTGAACGCTCCTCTCCCCGAGGGCGCATCTGGTTAATGAAATCTGTCGCTGAGGGGCGACTCGATTTGCTTGATCCGCTTTTTGAAGAGGAGATGACCTTATGCCTGAACTGTCGCGCGTGTGAAGCCGTTTGCCCGTCAGGCGTGCACTATGGCGCGATTGTCGAGGCATCGCGCGCACAAATCGTGCAGCATCGCCCTCAGCGCTTCAAAGAGCGACTCTTTCGCTTTGTAGGCTTTCAGGTATTGCTCCGGAACATGACACGGTTTCGGTTGGCGAACCGGATGTTGCGCCTGTACCAACGATCGCCCCTCCGATCGTTGGTGCGACGCTCTGGGATCCTGCGGCTCCTTGGCTTGGAACATGCAGAGTCGCTCATGCCGACGATAAGCCAGCATTTTGTTGTTCCTACGGGTCAGTTCTATCCTGCACAAGGGGAACGGCGCGGACGTGTCGCGCTTTTCACTGGCTGCGTGATGAGCACGGCTTATGCCCATGTCCATGAGGCGACGATTCGAGTGCTGACGCGTAATGGCTTTGATGTTGTCCTTGCACCTGGTCAAGGGTGTTGTGGAGCATTGCATGTCCATAGTGGAGAGCCAGAAACTGGGCGAATTCTTGCCCGGCAGAATATCGATGCACTTGAGAGCCCATATTTTGATGCGATTATTGTGAATGCCGCCGGCTGTGGTGCCATGCTGAAGGAATATCCGCAACTCCTGCGCGCAGATCATCGCTATGCTGAACGAGCGCAGCGCTTTGCAAGCAAAGTACGCGATGCCATTGAGTTCCTTGTCGAACGAGGGCTGAGCGTATCGCCTGGCCCATTGCCATGGCGGGTGACGCTTCAGGAACCGTGTCACCTTGCACATGCCCAGCGCATTACGCAGCAGCCTCGTCAGTTGCTTGGCGCAATTCCAGGTCTGCAGCTTATTGAGATGGCTGAATCTTCGTTATGCTGCGGTAGCGCTGGAATTTACAATCTCCTGCGACCACAGATGGCTTCGGCGTTACTCGACCGCAAGCTGCGCAATGCGCTTGCAACCGGTGCTGATGTCATTGTGTCAGCAAATCCTGGCTGTATGCTGCAACTTGAGGCTGGGCTCCGTGAACGTGGTGCTGAGGTTCCTGTCCTCCACCTGTTGGAAGTGCTTGACCGAGCATATGGGGCTGAACAGCAGGCTTCGGCTGCTACGGCATAAAACGCCTGCTCGTATGCGCTACACTTGGCAGGGAGCACGTGGGTGCTCGCATTCAGTAAGGACGTGGTGGGATGCGACGAATCGTCCTCTCTCTCCTTGCTGTGGCGCTTCTGTGGTCAGTCGGTGGAACGCATGCACTTGCAGCTGATACCGGTACGATCCAAGGCACAGTGAAGAACGGCACGCCAGGAGGCGGAAGTGTTGCCGGTCTGACCGTAACGTTGCGCCGGTTCAATGGTGCTGATCTCGTGCAGCAGTATACCGCGACAGTGGATGAGCAAGGACATTTTGCATTTTCCGGACTACCTGTTGTTGATGGTGAAGCGTATATCGCAGTTGTGAACTATAAAGGCGTTCAATATGTCAGCTCCATGCTGCAACTTACCCAGAACCCTAGTCAGACTGCTGATATTACGGTGTATGAAACATCTCGCGATGCCAGTACAGTTCGTATCGATTCGCGTTCCCTTGTGATCGCCGGTGCGGTGCCTGAGCAACGGTTGTTGGAAATCATGGACATTATTATTGTCACCAATACTGGCGATCATACCTATATTGGTGATGATACTGGCACAGTCTTGCGCATTCCTTTGCCCGAAGGAGCACAGGAGATTAGCCCACAGGCTGACCCTGCAGTTGATTTTGGCCAACCTCGGCTGGATAACGGCACGCTGGTAACAACTGGGCCAGTACCTCCTGGAACCCATAATCTTGTGCTCAGCTATGCAGTTCCCTACAACGGAACACAAGCGACACTCGCAGTTGGGACAGCAATGCCAACCGGCACACTCCGTGTCCTCGTCCGCAACGGGACCTATGACCTCTCTTCGCGGTCCCTTTTCGATAACGGGACCGTTAATGTCAGTGGTGTTGACTATCACGTTCTTGCCGTTGATGCGCCGATTGTTGGCGATCGTCTGGTTATTACGGTCAGCAAGCTTCCGCGAGCTGGGGGTGGTGGGCTGAGCCAGACGGTCACGCTCGCGATCGTTGGAGCAATTGGGGGCGCTGGCTTTGTTGTCGCGCTTATCTTGCTGCTCTTAGTGCTCCAGCGCCGACGTACACAACTGCATACTGCACCGGCTGGTTCGCAAGCAACTGAGGCTGAACCTCGCGAGGTTTCGCCCGACGATGAACGACTTGAATTAGCCGCAGCCTTAAATCGCCTTGACATGCAGCGGGATGCTGGCGAGATTGATGAATCAACGTACGTACGTGAACGTGCTGCACTACAGGAACGACTGCGAGCCTTGCTCTTACGCGAGCGGGGCCTTGACGAGCTTGTGAGCCACTAAAAATAGCACGATCACTCCTGCATACGGAACCAGTTTGTCCAAAAGCGTGAGGGAACACGCGTCGTGGTGACTATGCGGGTTCCCTCATGTGTTACTGTGCGTTACGATCGTAGGTGCCTGTTGGGGCGTGACGAACGCGTGGAGGTGAATGGAGGGAAGTGGTGACTGAGAAGCGGCCGCTCACGCCGGAGGACATTTACAACATCACGTTGGTCAGTGACGCGCAGATTGCTCCCAATGGTCAATGGGTAGCCTACGTCGAGACTCGCCTTGATCGTGAGGCAAATGACTATCGCTCCTCACTCTGGCTTCTTTCCCGTGATGGCCAAATGCGACGACGTCTGACGCGTCCTGATACACGCGTCAGCTCACCGCGGTGGTCGCCTGATGGGAAAGTGATTGCGTTCCTCTGCAATCGCTCTGGTACCGACCAGGTTTGGCGTATCGCGGTTGATGGCGGCGAGGCCGAACCGGTAACAGCCTTGAAGGAGGCGGTGACCTGGTTTGCATGGTTTCCAGATGGACAACGATTGGCTGTCGTCAGCAAGGTACCGGCTGAGCAAGAACCCTCAACTGATGTTGTGCATATCACCTGGACGCGGTATCGCAGCGATGGAAATCCTGGCTTTGTCGGCGACCGAAAGCGACAGATCTGGATCGTGCCGCTTGATGGTAGTGAGCCGCAAATGGTTACGGAAGAGGCATACGATCACGATTGGGTAGTATGGTCGCCTGATGGACAATGGCTTGCCTTTGTTTCCAATCGTACTGCGGATCGTGAGCGCAATACAGTTAGCGAGATATGGGCACTGCGGCTCGAAGACAAGACAATAGTGCCTGTTGCAACAGGTGAGCGCGCATACTTCCACCGACCCTCGTGGTCTCCTGATGGACAGCGGATTGCATTCACTGGCCACCAGGAGCCGTGGGCTGGCTCGGCGCGGAATGACCGCTTATGGGTCGCGTCGCTTGGAGGCAACGACCTGCAATGCCTAAGTGAGACGCTTGATCGTGCAGTTGAAGATAGCCTCCTTACTGATACTGCGGCAAGCACGAAACCCGGCCTTGTCTGGTCGCCCGATGGACAATGGATTTATGCGCAAGTGAGCGATCAAGGCAGTGTGCATCTCTATCGCTTTGCTCTGGATGGGACGGCCCAGCAGGTCGTGCTCGGCGGGAAGCGTCGTATTGTCGATTTCAGCATGAGTCAGGATGGGCAAACGATTGCCTACACTGTTGCCGACCCCTTGAATCCGTGTGATGTCTATCTGTGTGCTGCTGATGGTTCAGCCGAACAACGCCTAACCGCCGTCAACACGTCTTTCTTTGACGGAGTATTTCTCTCGGTGCCTGAGGAGCATTGGTTTACCAGCGCAGCTGAGGATGCGCAACCGATCCATGGCTGGGTACTCAAGCCATTTGGCTATGAAGAGGGCAAGCAATATCCATTGGTCCTTGAGATTCATGGTGGCCCTCATGCGATGTATGGCCATGCCTATTTTCATGAATTTCAGGTTCTTGCCGGCCAAGGGTATATCGTGCTTTTTACGAATCCCCGTGGAAGCCAAGGATATGGTGAAAAGTTCCTCTCCTGTACCCGTGGGGCATGGGGAAAAGCTGACTTGCCGGACTTACTGGGTGCCGTCGATGCTGTGATCGCGACTGGCATGGTTGATCCGGAACGACTTGGCGTGCTTGGCGGATCGTACGGCGGCTTCATGACGAATTGGGTGATCGGCCATACCAAGCGGTTTCGTGCCGCAGTCACGCAGCGCTGCGTGAGCAATATGGTGAGCATGTATGGGACAAGCGATATCGGTTTTCATTTCCTTGAATATGAGCTAGGGGGCACACCGTGGGAATTGCCCGAGCGATACTGGGAACTCTCGCCAATCCGCTATGTCCAAGACATGGAAACCCCGCTCCTGATCATCCACTCTGAGCAGGATTATCGTTGTCCAATTGAGCAAGCTGAGCAACTCTACATTGCTCTGAAGCGCTTCGGTCGAACTGTTGAGTTTGTCCGCTTCCCGAATGAGAGCCATGGCTTAACGCGCTCGGGTAAGCCGCGGCACCGCGTCGAGCATATGGAGCATATTCTTCGCTGGTTTCAAACACATCTCGGTGCAAACTAGTCTTCTTGTAGCAAAAGCTCCTGCTGTACTTGCGCGATAATGGCTTTTCCGCGCTCCAGAATAGCCTGCCGGCGATTGTCTGGCAGGCTTTTTTGTAATTCAAGCCAGCGATGCAGAACTGTGGCAGGATCAACCGCGTCCTTCGCGGAGATTGCGAGGCGTCTCGGCTGGTCGCGTGTTTCTTCGCGAAGAATGGCGCTCACGAATGATGCACCGTGTTCAAGGAGCTGGCGGCGGACGTCGGTGAGTCGAATTGTGCGGAGCTGCTGCGATGGGCCAGTAACGATAACGCGGACGATCGCTCCCGCTATGCGTTCGGCATGCCGCGTAATTGTCCGGGTAATAGCTGCTGTGGGATCAGCCGTATCTTCTCGCAGTTCAACGCGCAGTGTGAGGAACGGGCGCGCAGGAACAGGATGGAAGGTCCATGAGACAGCGCGCGGGTACGGCCCATCGCCAATGTCAATAACCACAAAGCCCTTTTCTTCATTTTCCTCACCAAAATCAACCCGTTCAAGGCTGCCAGCATACACAGTTGGTGGATAACTGCTGATAACTTGGTGGGCATGAATATGCCCAAGAGCGACATAATCAAGTGGTGCGGCGTGAAGACCAAGTTCTGCTGTACTAAAGAAGATATCAGCGCCGAGCATGATATTGCGCTCGATGCCCAATCGTGCCCCTTCGAGACTAAGATGCCCAAGCAACACCGCGGGGTACGCTGGATCGAGTTTTTCTAGTTCTGCCTGTACTAATTGGGATACCAAATCCCGAAAGCGACGTTCCAACTCAAGCGGTGACAGCGCCCGAATGTCATCATGTGTGAGGAGCTGGTTGATGGGCTGCCAAGGTAAGGTAACGACCTGCAGCCGGGTGTTTGCGACAGCAATATTGAGCGTTGTAATGGTGCGGGCAACATAGATCTCCGGAATAGCCAAGGCCTGGTAAATATCAATTGCTGTAGCACGGTGTATGGCATTCGGTAAGTCATGGTTGCCAACGAGCAGCACGGTGGGGATACGCGCTTCGACGAGCCGTCGGATCCGCTCGGCGAAGAGCCGTTGCAGTGTCGGGCTGGGGTCACGATTTTTGAATGCATCCCCAGCGAAAAGGACCGCATCGACTGGGGTGGTAACGGCATAGTCAATCAATCTGTCCAGTGTTGCGAGAAAGTCTTGTACGCGAGTCGAGAGCCCAGTTTTTGGATCAAGCGAGCCGTGATTTTCAATCCCGAGATGCAGGTCTGCGAAGTGAAGTAAGCGAATCGGCACGGTTACTCTCCATAAAGTAGCGAACGAGCTGTCTGCGGATCAACAGGTGCTTTGCCTGACGCTCGCAATTCAGCCAGTAACTCATCGCGCTTATACTGGCGCGTACGGAGGAGGATCGGCATTGGAACAGCGTGACCAATGACCAGGCATTCCTGCTGTGGTTGGAGATTAGTCAGGAATTGCCGGAGTTGATTACGGTCAGCGGTTCCGGTAAGCACTGCATCGATATCGTGCTGGTCAGCCAGTGGTCCAATAATCTTCGTGCCCAACTGTGAGAGCACTTCGGGGTCAATCCCCGAAGGGCGTTGATCCACAATAAGTAATGTTACAAGATATTTCCGCATTTCCCGAGCAATAGTACCGAAGATTGATTGGCGAGCGGCTTCGGGGGCAAGGAACTTGTGTGCCTCTTCAAGCACGATGACAATGCGCCGTCCCTCACTGCTGCCATCGAAGGTAAGTGTTCGCTCAACATACCGCTCGTAGATCCGCCGAGTAATAAGGTTCGTGACGAGCATATAGTCAAGGAATGCGTTATAACGGCCAAATTGCAGAATAACATGTTGACCACGTTCGAGATTGGCAAGCAAGTCATCAAGTGTCGAGGGACTAGTCAACTCTGGCAGCAGGTAAGATCGACGCGCGAGGCGTTGGAGCCGTGAGCGCAGGGCATCAAGTGATGCTGCGTGCACTCCCGTTGCTTTGCAGAATTCTGCAGCGTCGTCGTCGGACATACTGAGTGTCTTATTGATCCACGTGTGTTTAAACTGCTTGTAAAGTAGCTCTGCCGTATTAAGAAACGTA from the Thermorudis peleae genome contains:
- a CDS encoding EVE domain-containing protein, with amino-acid sequence MAQGYWIVVGSPENFEATRAHGFTIQGFKSRHRKKVEQMQAGDKLVYYITGEKAFAAIATVTSSMFEDHTVIWRSRDPKKAAEDYPWRVQIKPDIVLPPGQYVPAEPLARQMAYTAKWPADHWTLAFQGNLHRIDEGDFQLIHAALREAHALVS
- a CDS encoding FAD-binding oxidoreductase; the protein is MEKQELVDRLRSIVGPDGVIADPDELLVYEYDGSDEAFAGNHRPDVAVLPTSAEQVQAVVRFAVEQGIPITPRGAGTGLAGAAVAARGGILVVLTRMNRILEVNERDGYAIVEPGVINLELSTFTQPRGYFFAPDPASQRACTIGGNVANNSGGPHCLKYGVTTNHILGLEVVLPNGDRIWTGSPAPESPGDLTGILVGSEGTLGIVTKVLVRLTRLPETVNVLLAAFPDIRSASEAVSGIIAAGMLPAALEMMDHLTIQAVEAAFHAGYPTEAGAALLIELDGLAEIVAEHTEQVKELCRVHGATEVRIARTKQERDLLWLGRKSALGAMGRLAPNYYLVDTTVPRSKLPDTMSYVEDLSRDYRLQIANVFHAGDGNLHPLVLFDRYQPGSIERVLRATTDLLQYCVDVGGTLSGEHGIGLEKRDYMTLVFTTEDLCAMAGLKRSFDPRELFNPEKVFPSGFSCGEVNQYYQQVQARRLGLEYV
- a CDS encoding FAD-binding oxidoreductase; the protein is MAATPVLQQLTQFGEVLDPQAYQLDGLTPQLALAPLTIDALRDVLHVAAEAGLAVVPWGGGTHIGLGNVPRAFDLALDLRHLNHIVSYTPHDLTVAVEAGVTVATLQRELGRHGQMLPLDCATPERTTIGGLVASGLGGPRRYGYGSLRDLLIGITVALPNGQLSRGGGMVVKNVSGYDMMRLHYGALGSFGVIVQVNFKVLPAPRAQRTVLAGYATLDQAADLAMAVRTSQLAPTALIVLNASAQRTLGEHVEGWSVALRCEGPPQAVERQAERISALVREHGGREWVLDDQQTEQYWARVASLIDAAPCEQGLRVRIGERPSSFSDIIPTIEAACTAVRVHPTLVLDVGSGLGYVTIDDELPPVAFQRLWERLCTLGQHVTLLRAPAAFKAGIDVFGRSPASLAVLRALKATFDPSAVLNPGRYVGKL
- a CDS encoding (Fe-S)-binding protein, whose protein sequence is MAVATEAPDTRVVHGFHGKDAPDFDLIRQCVHCGFCLPSCPTYRITGRERSSPRGRIWLMKSVAEGRLDLLDPLFEEEMTLCLNCRACEAVCPSGVHYGAIVEASRAQIVQHRPQRFKERLFRFVGFQVLLRNMTRFRLANRMLRLYQRSPLRSLVRRSGILRLLGLEHAESLMPTISQHFVVPTGQFYPAQGERRGRVALFTGCVMSTAYAHVHEATIRVLTRNGFDVVLAPGQGCCGALHVHSGEPETGRILARQNIDALESPYFDAIIVNAAGCGAMLKEYPQLLRADHRYAERAQRFASKVRDAIEFLVERGLSVSPGPLPWRVTLQEPCHLAHAQRITQQPRQLLGAIPGLQLIEMAESSLCCGSAGIYNLLRPQMASALLDRKLRNALATGADVIVSANPGCMLQLEAGLRERGAEVPVLHLLEVLDRAYGAEQQASAATA
- a CDS encoding carboxypeptidase-like regulatory domain-containing protein; translation: MRRIVLSLLAVALLWSVGGTHALAADTGTIQGTVKNGTPGGGSVAGLTVTLRRFNGADLVQQYTATVDEQGHFAFSGLPVVDGEAYIAVVNYKGVQYVSSMLQLTQNPSQTADITVYETSRDASTVRIDSRSLVIAGAVPEQRLLEIMDIIIVTNTGDHTYIGDDTGTVLRIPLPEGAQEISPQADPAVDFGQPRLDNGTLVTTGPVPPGTHNLVLSYAVPYNGTQATLAVGTAMPTGTLRVLVRNGTYDLSSRSLFDNGTVNVSGVDYHVLAVDAPIVGDRLVITVSKLPRAGGGGLSQTVTLAIVGAIGGAGFVVALILLLLVLQRRRTQLHTAPAGSQATEAEPREVSPDDERLELAAALNRLDMQRDAGEIDESTYVRERAALQERLRALLLRERGLDELVSH
- a CDS encoding alpha/beta hydrolase family protein, which translates into the protein MTEKRPLTPEDIYNITLVSDAQIAPNGQWVAYVETRLDREANDYRSSLWLLSRDGQMRRRLTRPDTRVSSPRWSPDGKVIAFLCNRSGTDQVWRIAVDGGEAEPVTALKEAVTWFAWFPDGQRLAVVSKVPAEQEPSTDVVHITWTRYRSDGNPGFVGDRKRQIWIVPLDGSEPQMVTEEAYDHDWVVWSPDGQWLAFVSNRTADRERNTVSEIWALRLEDKTIVPVATGERAYFHRPSWSPDGQRIAFTGHQEPWAGSARNDRLWVASLGGNDLQCLSETLDRAVEDSLLTDTAASTKPGLVWSPDGQWIYAQVSDQGSVHLYRFALDGTAQQVVLGGKRRIVDFSMSQDGQTIAYTVADPLNPCDVYLCAADGSAEQRLTAVNTSFFDGVFLSVPEEHWFTSAAEDAQPIHGWVLKPFGYEEGKQYPLVLEIHGGPHAMYGHAYFHEFQVLAGQGYIVLFTNPRGSQGYGEKFLSCTRGAWGKADLPDLLGAVDAVIATGMVDPERLGVLGGSYGGFMTNWVIGHTKRFRAAVTQRCVSNMVSMYGTSDIGFHFLEYELGGTPWELPERYWELSPIRYVQDMETPLLIIHSEQDYRCPIEQAEQLYIALKRFGRTVEFVRFPNESHGLTRSGKPRHRVEHMEHILRWFQTHLGAN
- a CDS encoding metallophosphoesterase family protein; protein product: MPIRLLHFADLHLGIENHGSLDPKTGLSTRVQDFLATLDRLIDYAVTTPVDAVLFAGDAFKNRDPSPTLQRLFAERIRRLVEARIPTVLLVGNHDLPNAIHRATAIDIYQALAIPEIYVARTITTLNIAVANTRLQVVTLPWQPINQLLTHDDIRALSPLELERRFRDLVSQLVQAELEKLDPAYPAVLLGHLSLEGARLGIERNIMLGADIFFSTAELGLHAAPLDYVALGHIHAHQVISSYPPTVYAGSLERVDFGEENEEKGFVVIDIGDGPYPRAVSWTFHPVPARPFLTLRVELREDTADPTAAITRTITRHAERIAGAIVRVIVTGPSQQLRTIRLTDVRRQLLEHGASFVSAILREETRDQPRRLAISAKDAVDPATVLHRWLELQKSLPDNRRQAILERGKAIIAQVQQELLLQED